A genomic stretch from Rubripirellula reticaptiva includes:
- a CDS encoding PH domain-containing protein: protein MNESEFRADVAAIRKTRPAVYESAIDWWVGLLLVMAPLISGVLGVYAWWMGQPGDAAVLFVAGAFVTAITAAFTVPCRYTILDDAVSIRCGLICYQVPLSDIVSVERTASLKSGPSLSLKRVAIKTSKKTIIVSPKDQDAFIADLS, encoded by the coding sequence TTGAACGAAAGTGAATTCCGGGCCGATGTTGCTGCGATCAGGAAGACGCGTCCAGCCGTTTATGAATCCGCGATAGATTGGTGGGTTGGATTGTTGCTGGTGATGGCTCCGTTGATTTCCGGCGTGCTGGGCGTTTATGCCTGGTGGATGGGCCAGCCCGGTGATGCGGCGGTTCTGTTTGTGGCTGGTGCATTTGTAACCGCGATCACTGCTGCTTTTACTGTTCCTTGCCGCTACACGATTTTGGACGACGCCGTTTCGATCCGCTGTGGACTGATCTGCTATCAAGTTCCGCTTTCGGACATCGTGTCGGTTGAGCGAACCGCGTCACTCAAAAGCGGACCCTCGCTATCACTCAAACGAGTCGCCATCAAAACGTCAAAGAAAACCATCATCGTTTCGCCCAAAGACCAAGACGCCTTTATCGCCGACCTGAGCTAA
- a CDS encoding sporulation protein, with protein MSKCDLSIELDHPNAIIDGGSKITGVVRARTNADVNCKSLEVKSVWKTHGRGNVATGQAGSITLFEGQWQAGENNEYRFELPVANWPPTYHGFHLNIDHSVEARVKVPWAFDPKASASFVMRPTNDLGATAAKKTLVVNGKLMQIIGLFIGVIFVVIGSAVARNFGVFGLIFLLVPIGLLVLWIVKHVMPKWVLGEVECELASSTCRPGETVTGEIVVRPRKNVSINGITAELRGREQCISGSGSNQKTHVHVFYEDPKTLTETTTLTGGQANRFPIEITLPADAAVTVSLNHNELIWSTNLRIDIPRWPDWTKELPITVMPSEKRNRDSVTSPSTVKTETPGPTQTAATASAANEGEITFAETARHLMAVRDDRQQVEMLAEAVTGMSFDIEAEVERRLLYAGDDDPHVYKDGFAVWARYSEPSLPLVLYVPHHLGDEFEQSGRGLWRGRGTIVGWDGLHGRLQIKL; from the coding sequence ATGTCGAAGTGCGATTTGTCGATTGAACTAGACCACCCGAACGCGATCATCGATGGCGGCAGCAAGATCACCGGCGTCGTGCGAGCACGCACTAATGCCGACGTTAACTGCAAATCGCTAGAAGTGAAATCAGTCTGGAAGACGCACGGCCGAGGCAATGTTGCCACCGGCCAAGCGGGATCGATCACGTTATTCGAAGGACAATGGCAGGCAGGCGAAAACAACGAATATCGATTTGAGTTGCCGGTCGCCAACTGGCCGCCGACCTACCACGGTTTCCACCTGAACATCGATCACTCGGTCGAGGCACGCGTGAAGGTTCCTTGGGCATTTGACCCCAAAGCATCGGCCAGCTTTGTGATGCGACCGACAAACGATTTGGGCGCAACAGCAGCGAAAAAAACGCTTGTGGTGAATGGCAAACTGATGCAGATCATCGGTCTTTTCATCGGGGTAATCTTTGTGGTGATCGGCTCGGCGGTGGCGAGAAACTTCGGCGTCTTCGGCTTGATCTTCTTGCTGGTGCCCATCGGATTGCTGGTGCTCTGGATCGTCAAGCATGTCATGCCAAAATGGGTACTTGGCGAAGTGGAATGCGAACTGGCGTCATCGACGTGCCGCCCAGGTGAAACCGTGACAGGCGAGATCGTCGTTCGACCTCGCAAAAACGTTTCCATCAACGGCATCACAGCCGAATTGCGCGGTCGCGAACAATGCATCAGCGGCAGTGGCAGCAACCAAAAGACTCACGTCCATGTCTTCTATGAAGACCCCAAAACGTTGACCGAGACAACCACGTTGACGGGCGGACAAGCGAACCGGTTTCCAATCGAAATCACTTTGCCTGCCGATGCCGCAGTGACTGTTTCGCTAAACCACAACGAATTGATCTGGAGTACGAATCTGCGAATCGACATTCCTCGCTGGCCGGACTGGACCAAGGAATTGCCGATCACCGTAATGCCATCGGAAAAACGCAACCGAGACTCCGTTACATCGCCCAGCACAGTCAAAACTGAAACGCCGGGGCCGACGCAAACCGCAGCGACTGCATCCGCAGCCAACGAGGGCGAAATCACGTTTGCTGAAACGGCTCGTCACTTGATGGCAGTTCGTGACGACCGGCAACAAGTCGAGATGCTGGCCGAAGCGGTTACCGGGATGAGCTTCGATATCGAGGCCGAGGTCGAGCGACGTCTGCTGTACGCCGGAGACGACGATCCGCACGTTTACAAGGATGGATTCGCCGTTTGGGCCCGCTATTCTGAACCTTCTTTGCCGCTGGTTTTGTACGTTCCGCACCATTTGGGCGACGAATTTGAGCAATCCGGGCGGGGTCTTTGGCGGGGCCGGGGCACGATTGTGGGGTGGGACGGACTGCACGGCCGGTTACAGATCAAGCTTTGA
- a CDS encoding NHL repeat-containing protein, translating to MASATPRRRFLKTAALATVCAPAIFTAKRSAAQDVIGDGDFKYRCEHLFPQLPDRYTWQITHNVAVDPDNNLYVIHEGDATKTDHPSIFVFDSAGKFIRAFGQQFQGGGHGLEVRVEDGTPFLYVTGYQQVKSIAKLTLQGETIWQHYAPMKSGVYAAGEASSPEKIWGRDRFMPTNFAFLPDNGFLLADGYGSFYIHRYDSDGNWVSCFGGEGDGQGTFKTPHGIWIDNRKGGDSEIVVADRANNTLQCFTMDGGYKKTVSGFGLPANMDTNDKLMVVPELVARVSLLDRDHNTVATIGDDRERVLADKKENNGFVIRTDESKWQQGKFVHPHDACFDKEDNLYVAEWVATGRVTKLTRV from the coding sequence ATGGCCTCAGCGACTCCCCGACGACGTTTTCTAAAGACTGCCGCCCTCGCGACCGTTTGTGCGCCAGCGATTTTCACAGCCAAACGTTCAGCCGCCCAAGATGTGATCGGCGATGGCGATTTCAAGTACAGGTGCGAACACTTGTTTCCTCAGTTGCCCGATCGCTACACCTGGCAAATCACGCACAATGTCGCTGTCGATCCCGACAATAATCTGTACGTAATCCACGAAGGTGATGCCACCAAGACGGATCACCCATCAATCTTCGTATTTGATTCAGCCGGTAAGTTCATCCGAGCCTTCGGACAGCAGTTCCAAGGTGGCGGGCACGGATTGGAAGTCCGGGTGGAGGACGGAACACCGTTTCTGTATGTGACCGGATATCAACAAGTCAAATCGATCGCCAAGTTGACTCTGCAAGGCGAAACGATTTGGCAGCACTATGCGCCGATGAAGTCGGGTGTCTACGCAGCAGGCGAAGCCAGCAGTCCAGAAAAAATCTGGGGCCGCGATCGATTCATGCCCACCAACTTTGCTTTTTTGCCAGACAACGGGTTCTTGTTGGCCGATGGTTATGGTTCGTTCTACATCCACCGCTACGATTCCGATGGCAACTGGGTGTCGTGTTTCGGCGGTGAAGGCGATGGTCAGGGAACGTTCAAAACGCCGCACGGAATTTGGATCGATAATCGCAAAGGTGGCGACTCTGAAATTGTCGTTGCCGACCGCGCGAACAACACTCTGCAGTGCTTCACGATGGACGGTGGCTACAAGAAAACGGTTTCCGGTTTCGGCTTACCTGCCAACATGGATACCAACGACAAGTTGATGGTGGTGCCAGAGTTGGTGGCTCGTGTGTCGTTGCTCGATCGTGATCACAACACGGTTGCGACCATTGGTGACGACCGAGAAAGAGTCTTAGCCGACAAAAAAGAGAACAACGGGTTTGTGATCCGCACCGACGAAAGCAAGTGGCAGCAAGGCAAGTTCGTTCACCCCCACGATGCTTGTTTTGACAAGGAAGACAACCTGTACGTCGCCGAATGGGTCGCCACGGGACGAGTCACCAAGCTGACCAGAGTCTAA
- a CDS encoding thiol-disulfide oxidoreductase DCC family protein has protein sequence MLRRPELPDPDTQSDADVVIYDGDCNFCRSQVRTLSRFDLGGGRLAFISLHDPRVAERYPDLTYDEMMKQMYVVDTRGRRHGGSEAVKYLSRRLPILWPAMPILHLPGTARLWRWIYGEIAKRRYKIAGKMSDCDGDSCSVHLK, from the coding sequence ATGTTACGTCGCCCCGAACTGCCTGATCCGGACACGCAAAGTGACGCCGATGTCGTTATTTACGATGGCGATTGCAACTTTTGTCGGTCTCAGGTCCGAACGCTCAGCCGATTTGATCTGGGCGGTGGTCGATTGGCGTTCATTTCGCTGCATGACCCACGGGTCGCCGAGCGTTATCCGGATCTGACGTACGACGAGATGATGAAGCAGATGTACGTCGTCGACACTCGAGGGCGGCGTCATGGCGGATCCGAGGCCGTGAAGTACTTGTCACGGCGATTGCCGATACTGTGGCCGGCGATGCCGATCCTGCATCTGCCCGGCACGGCGCGGTTGTGGCGATGGATCTACGGCGAAATCGCCAAACGTCGCTACAAAATCGCGGGGAAGATGTCCGACTGCGACGGAGATTCGTGCAGCGTGCATTTGAAATAG
- a CDS encoding TVP38/TMEM64 family protein: protein MNQTPQSPSALRWIKLCAPVVLVLIGVSLVANGFDSARLEGMVTDLGRAAPIVFVVMAVVLMSVMVPKTVMSVAAGAMFGTVMGSGLMLLIAVVAASINFFIGRWWLADTIDRRIKAESQTGEILQLARSMAGEAGFGFHFLLRLTPVPTMVISYLMGACGGRYWPFLAAAAAGVIPQTLWVHSGSAVTMVGDSQSDQLRWFSIALSVIGAIAVSVIVPRRAVQRLKQTRQDQLGIID, encoded by the coding sequence GTGAACCAAACTCCCCAATCACCGTCCGCCCTGCGATGGATCAAGCTTTGCGCGCCTGTCGTGCTAGTTTTGATTGGGGTTTCGCTGGTGGCAAACGGATTTGATTCGGCAAGGCTGGAAGGGATGGTTACGGATTTGGGCCGTGCCGCGCCGATCGTGTTCGTCGTGATGGCAGTTGTGTTGATGTCGGTGATGGTCCCGAAAACCGTGATGTCGGTTGCCGCCGGAGCGATGTTTGGCACCGTGATGGGCAGCGGGCTGATGCTCCTTATCGCCGTGGTGGCCGCCTCGATCAATTTTTTCATAGGGCGATGGTGGCTGGCCGATACGATTGATCGGCGGATCAAAGCGGAATCACAAACTGGCGAGATTCTGCAACTGGCTCGATCGATGGCAGGTGAAGCCGGGTTTGGTTTCCATTTTCTGCTGCGACTGACCCCCGTGCCCACGATGGTGATCAGTTACCTGATGGGTGCCTGTGGTGGTCGGTACTGGCCGTTCCTGGCAGCGGCTGCGGCTGGCGTCATCCCGCAAACGTTGTGGGTTCACAGTGGCAGTGCTGTGACGATGGTCGGCGATTCGCAAAGTGACCAGTTACGATGGTTTAGTATCGCACTGTCGGTCATTGGCGCGATCGCAGTCAGCGTCATCGTGCCACGCCGCGCAGTTCAGCGACTTAAACAAACACGCCAAGATCAACTAGGAATTATCGATTGA
- a CDS encoding phosphoribosylformylglycinamidine synthase subunit PurQ: protein MPSPRVLVLRAPGTNCDEETAFAFEQAGAEVERVHVNRLIENPALKDRYQILCVPGGFSYGDDIAAGRILATRLRQHLSDMVDKFVHGNGDRLVLGICNGMQVLMRLGVLTEGVGEADQSAATLTWNNHGRFEDRWVHLAVDKTPCVFLKDIDQMYLPMAHAEGKFVAATENTLSQLRDAGRLAVRYCDGEGQGGVVDEVLPFPINPNGADANVAGVCDSTGRVFGLMPHPERHIDATQHPFWTRRKVQPERGDGFKMFQNAVDWFA from the coding sequence ATGCCGTCGCCCCGTGTTTTGGTTCTTCGCGCTCCCGGCACCAATTGTGACGAGGAAACTGCGTTCGCCTTCGAACAGGCAGGTGCCGAAGTCGAACGTGTCCACGTCAATCGATTGATCGAAAACCCGGCTCTGAAGGATCGATACCAGATTCTTTGTGTCCCGGGCGGGTTCAGCTATGGCGACGATATCGCCGCCGGCCGGATCCTGGCCACGCGGCTTCGCCAGCACTTGTCCGACATGGTGGACAAGTTCGTCCACGGCAATGGCGATCGTTTGGTGCTAGGGATTTGCAACGGAATGCAGGTTTTGATGCGTTTGGGAGTGCTGACCGAAGGTGTCGGCGAAGCAGATCAATCCGCAGCGACGTTGACCTGGAACAACCACGGCCGGTTTGAAGATCGCTGGGTCCACCTGGCTGTGGACAAGACTCCGTGCGTGTTCTTGAAAGACATTGACCAGATGTATTTGCCGATGGCACACGCCGAAGGCAAGTTCGTGGCGGCCACCGAAAACACGCTGTCACAGCTTCGCGATGCCGGTCGACTGGCAGTTCGGTACTGCGACGGAGAAGGGCAGGGCGGGGTAGTCGACGAAGTGCTGCCGTTCCCAATCAATCCCAACGGAGCCGACGCTAACGTTGCGGGCGTTTGCGACTCGACAGGTCGAGTTTTTGGCCTGATGCCGCACCCGGAACGCCACATCGACGCAACTCAGCACCCATTTTGGACCCGCCGAAAAGTACAGCCCGAACGAGGCGACGGCTTCAAGATGTTCCAAAACGCGGTGGATTGGTTCGCTTAG
- a CDS encoding class I SAM-dependent methyltransferase has protein sequence MTIAHPTIAHPTDEETRFAFGENWQAFLQTLDQERIDEAVRSLGEMLDVDSLEGCRFLDIGCGSGLFSLAAYQMGAAVVSLDYDTDSVACTDELKRRFFGDGEWTVSQGSVLDEATMSELGPFDVVYSWGVLHHTGAMNRAIELASQRVDDGGLFFIALYNDQGGPSRRWLQIKTMYHRLPKRIRPLWVMIIAGLYEMKFALARLAQFRNPLPFSDWRAKKKDRGMSAWHDWVDWIGGMPFEVAKPEDAIVPLARRGFTLQNLKTVGSGWGCNEYVFRKES, from the coding sequence ATGACTATCGCTCATCCGACCATCGCTCACCCGACTGACGAAGAAACTCGGTTCGCGTTTGGCGAAAACTGGCAAGCGTTTTTGCAGACGCTTGATCAAGAACGCATCGACGAAGCCGTCCGCTCGCTCGGTGAAATGCTAGACGTCGATTCGCTGGAGGGCTGTCGGTTCTTAGACATCGGCTGCGGCAGCGGCTTGTTTTCATTGGCGGCCTACCAAATGGGAGCGGCAGTTGTCTCGCTTGACTACGACACCGATTCAGTAGCCTGCACAGACGAGTTAAAACGACGATTCTTTGGCGACGGCGAGTGGACGGTGTCGCAGGGATCGGTCTTGGACGAAGCGACCATGTCCGAGCTTGGCCCGTTCGATGTCGTTTACAGTTGGGGTGTGCTGCACCACACCGGCGCAATGAATCGTGCGATCGAGTTGGCGTCACAGCGAGTCGACGATGGCGGACTGTTCTTCATCGCGTTGTACAACGACCAAGGCGGTCCCAGTCGCCGATGGTTGCAGATCAAAACAATGTATCACCGGCTTCCCAAGCGGATCCGCCCATTGTGGGTCATGATCATCGCCGGGCTGTATGAAATGAAATTTGCGTTAGCAAGACTGGCTCAGTTTCGAAACCCGCTGCCGTTTTCAGATTGGCGTGCAAAGAAGAAAGACCGTGGCATGTCGGCATGGCACGACTGGGTCGACTGGATCGGCGGCATGCCGTTCGAAGTGGCAAAACCCGAGGACGCCATCGTGCCCTTGGCCCGCCGCGGCTTTACGCTACAGAACCTGAAAACCGTCGGCAGCGGCTGGGGATGCAACGAATACGTGTTTCGCAAAGAAAGCTAG